Within Acinetobacter sp. LoGeW2-3, the genomic segment AAATACTCAATAACAAAACCAACTGCCGAAAAGAAAAAATATGTATGGATTCCTGTTGAACGGACAATTGCTTTGCGCAATGGATTGGGAGAGGAGCTATGAACAAAGCAAGTCAAAAAGGTTCAACAATTGTTGTGGTGATGGTGGTCGTGATATTGCTTACGATTATTGGGGCAATGGCCATGAGAGGGAGTGTTTTTGGTCTTAAGATTGCTACTAACAGCCAAGCAAACAACATCATGGATCAAAATAATGATGCTTCATTTTATTATATTGAAAATTTAGCTTTTATTAAGAGTCAATTGGTTGGAACAGGGTTATTTGGTTTTCCTAAAATGGCTGATAACCGTAATAAAGAACTAGTACTTTGTTATCGTGGTGGTTCTACGAAATTCTATCAACTTGGTAAGGTGAGTTTAGTCTATTCAGAACTCGAAGGTGGTTCAGAAAAACTAAAAAAAGAGCATATCGGTGGCTCTTCAAATATGGGATTTTGCCAAGTTAATAATTCAAAATCTGATTTTGTAAGTGGACGGGGAGCGGCCATGACGCAAATTTCCGTTCGTGTAGCTGGTATGTCTGATGATGAGCCATTTTCCCATTATCAGATTGGTACAGATGCTGAAACAGGAAAGCTAGAGGACACATTACGTGTAGTTGTAACCTCAACCACAGTTATGCCTGTACTCAGTTCTGCAACGAATAAAACCATAAATGATTGTATGCAAAATTTAAGTTATATCGATGATCCGGATTCAGATTTACCGACTGTCTCTGAGTGTTTGAGTGGTGAAAGTATTCCATTTAAAACACAGGTCGCTGAATACAATCTAGGTCAGTTTATTAAAAAATATGAATCCACAGGTTCATAGGGGGAGCCGTTATGAAAATTAGCACACAGATGAAAACAAAATGGATGCAATTTAAAGTATCGGCTTTATCTGCATCTGTGACAGCATTAATTGTAAGTGGTATTCCTACCCAAATTTCAGCGTCTGATATTGATATTTATCAGGCTGGGGGTACAGGTGGTGTAAATATTTACTTCATGCTAGATGCATCAGCTAGTATGGAGTCTATGAGCTTAAATAGTGACTACGGACATTCAACTCAGCGAGTACAAAAATGTGCTCCTGAAGAAAAATCTCGAAATGTAATTATATATGTTCATACCACTTCTAGTAATGGTAATCGTATCTATTATAAGAAAGAGAGTGGAGGAGCGTATACTTTTAATTCCTCTACTTCAAGGTTAACCTATGTAGGTGCTGGAAACGGAACACATAACGTGAAAAGTACATTCAGCACAGGTTGGACACGAACTGACAATAATAATAAATACGAGAGTAAAAATATTATTGAAAAATATACAGAAAATGTATGTACAACTGTCGCAAGTAAAAATATTTGTCCGAGCAATAATTATAATAAACTTACTAGTAACTTAACATATAGTGAATATATATATGCAGAGAAAGGTGATTCATATTGTCGTGTTAATCTTAATGATTTAACTGATCATGCCTTAGATGTTACATATGGTAATAAAATTAAAAAAATCTGCGAACAGGAGTCTACAGGATCCACTTTTTATAGGTGTTTGACGCGTTTGTCTATCTTGAAAAAAGGGCTTTACTCTGTGATTTTTAATCCAGATCTTAATGAAGATATTTATTTTGCGCTAGGAACATATAAGGGTTCCTCAGCTACTACGCATCCAAAGTTCCTAGACGACTCGGGTAAAGTGAAATTTAGAAGCATGGATGATGATGGTAAAGAAATTTTAGCCAAAGCAATTCAAGATATAAGCACCGGTAATGGAACTCCAATTGCAGAAGGTTTTAATGAAGCAGCTTTATCTCACTATAATAAAGTTAACTTTAGTTCTAAAGGCAATATTTCACCAGAATGTAGTGGAAATGGAGTTTATTTGCTTACAGATGGTGTGCCACAAAGTTCAGGTGGTAGTTACTTGCGAGATAATGAAGCAACCCCATTTAAACTGAAAATATATAATGATAGAGGTGTTTTAGTAGAAACAAAGACAGCAAGTGAGATACCCCAAGGAAATAATCCTCAAGGATTAAAAAAATATTGGAGGTACTTGGGAGGGAGTGTCAATTATGTTGCTGCAGATAAAGCTAAAAATATTAAAACAGCAACAGTCGGTTTTGGGGGTATGTATTATAAAAATTTTGATGAGGCCCAATTAAAAGTGAACTCCAAAGGCAATTTTGACTGTACTTTGCTTACTGGAGAAAGTGGAGATTTACAATCTTTATGCTATTTAGGTGAAAAGAGATCCAATTATGGTAAAGGTGGATTCTATACTGCACAATCTACAGATGATTTGGTTGATAGTATTCAGCAATTTGTAAGTGATGTGTCGGTAGAAATTGAAGGCTCTACTATGGGAACTAATACCATTCCTGTAGATGCCTTGAATCCAACGCAATTGCAAAACTATTCTTATTTCCCAATGTTTAAGCCTATTGTGGGTGGTGATGAACAATTATGGGCAGGAAACCTAAAGAAGTTTGCAGTCAAAACGAGTTCTGGCACAATCGTAGATCAGTCAGATAAACCTGTATTTAAAGCTGGTAAAATTCAAGAAAAATTAAGTGATTATTGGTATGACAGTGCTGGTAGTTCGGATGATGATGTCTATATGGCATGGGGTGGTTTATTAAGTAAACTGAAAGTGAATAAAAACCCTTTAGACAGCTCAGGTAATATAAGTTTTAAACGTAAAATTTACTTAGATCAGAATGGTGATTTACAGCTTATTATTCATGATAGCTTGGATGATGATGAAATACTTGAGAACAAAAAACACTATTTATTTGGTTTGCTCGGCTATTCTAAACTCACTCAAACAGATTTTAATGAGCTCGAAGGTAAATCGTTTGCTGATCAATTAAATTATCTTGAAACTAAAAACAGCGCTCAAGATTTTCAAATGGGTTCTGTCATTCACTCGACACCAATTATGCTGACCCAAAGAGGTGTATTTGAGGAACAAGATGGTGAATATGGCATTACGGAACGAGAAGATTATATTTTGGCGGGTACTACCCAGGGTTTAGTACAAGTCGTAGATGCAGATTCTGGTGAAGAAGTATTTAGTTTCTTACCAAGTGAGTTTTTAACACGGACTAATAATAGCCAAGAAAAAGGCTTTGCAGAATCACTTGCTATGTCGCGATTTACGACTACTGATACAGATAATTTCTTCTATGGTGTAGATGGTCCATGGGTTGCTCATACTGAGTATGAATATGCCTTCGAAGGAGATAAAGAAATTATGACTGCCAAAAAGCAATATGCTTATGGTGGCCTTCGTATGGGTGGCAGAAGTTATTATGCATTGGATTTAACAGATTTAGGCAAAACCTCTAGCAAACCAAAACTCCTCTTTGCTATTAAACCAGATAATCATATTTCTGGAGCTTTATCTTATATGGGAGAAAGTTGGTCAAAACCAGTCGTCACTTATATTCCTTGGAAAGGCCATAAGAAGTTAGCCATGATTGTAGGTGGGGGATATGACCGTAAGTATGAGAGTCAAGATGTAACCGGAACCGTTAAAGGAAATGGGATCTATATCTTTGCTGCTGAAGACTATGATACTAATACAAAAGCAGGTTCTTTGTTGTGGTGGGGAAGTAGTAATGCTACCAATAGTACTTCTTCAACGAAGATTGATACTATGACACATAGTATTCCATCACGTGTTAAAGCAGTTGACCGAAACGGTGATGGGATTACAGACCACTTATATGTCGGTGATTTGGGAGGACAGGTCTTCCGTGTTGATTTTAATTCTAAATTAGGTGTAAGCGCTGTTAATACACCATTAGTTCAGCAGGCAGTAAAAATTGCAGACCTAAATACTGATGGGAAAAACCCAAGACGTTTTTATGAGGCTCCTACATTCACGATTCATAAAGATGATAAAGGTGAACGCTTTGCTATGGTTACACTTGCTTCAGGGGATCGTAGTAGTCCGTTAGTTACCGAGACCAATTATCCAACAGATTATATTGTCGCGATTAAGGATGATACAGTTACTCAGACAACGGTCACTGCTCCTACAGTAATCACTTTAAATTCTATGCTCGATATAAGTAGTACCTCTACTTTTAATAAAGGAACTCATAAAGGCTGGTTCTATCCGATGCCTAAGTCAGATGGGAAACAATTACGTGGTATAGAGGAAGGAATTGCAATCGATAATGATCTGTATTATTCAGTGTTCAATCCAGATGCGAGTACAGCGAAAGAAGAGGGTGGAGCAGATGATTGTACGGGTGGTGTAACAGGAAAAAGTATCGCATATAAATTCTGTCTGCCATACGGTGATAAAACTTGTTTTGGAACCACTTCAACAAGTAATCCGGAAAAAATTGCTGAATTGGGGGCTGGTATTGTTGGTTTGACATTTGGTGCAGGTCGGACTCAGGCGAATCATAGAACTCTTATTTTCAATAAAGATGTTAGTCCAGCCCCTCCAGAATATGCAGTGTTGGATAAATTGGTACCAAAACGTTGGTTTGAATATTTACCATTTAATTCTGGTGGTGAATAGTTATGAAAATAAACACAGGCTTTACTCTGATAGAGTTAATGATTGTAGTTATTATTCTAGCAATCTTGGCAGCCATTGCGCTGCCAAGTTATCAGGCTCAGGTTCGTAGAGGTAATGAAAAGCTTGCTTTGCAACAGATCGCTGATTTGAGTATGGAGCTTGAAAAAGAAAAGACCCGTAATTTTAGTTATGAGGGTTTAAATGGAAAAAGCTTGTTAGCAAAAGCAGGAACTAAAACTGTCTATACAACTACAGTTTCTGCTGAGTTGAGAAAATGGTCTATTAAATCTTGTGTAAACCAAACATTAGATGATGCAAGTTTATACAAAAATTTTGCTTCAAATAGCCAAGGTGCGACATGTGAATGGTCTGATACTACATGTACAGTCCCATCACAATGTCAATGAGGTGAAAAAATGAAGTCATATTTTAATAACGGTTTTACACTCATTGAGTTAATGATTGTTGTGGTGATCTTGGGGATTTTGGCTGCAATTGCTTATCCAAGTTATACAGGTTATCAGGCACGTACCAAGAGAGTTGAAGCACAAACGACCATGCTGGAGATAGCGAATCAGCTATCTGCTTATAAAGTGGCTTATGGCGATTATACAAATGCTGCATCAGCTCCATTTATGGTAGCTAAAATTCCAAATAGTGGAACAGAAAATTATGGTTTACAGTTAACGGTGTCAGCGGATAAACATTCTTGGACTTTAAAAGCTACACCTGCAAATTCTATGGCAAATACCGGTGCTATTACATTAAATAGTTCAGGTCAGCAATGCTGGGAAAAAATCTCAGGGGCATGTGAGCCGTGGGACGGTCGCTAACCCAAATTCAAAATTGTAGCCAACCAATTTTTGATCTTTCATTCAGGGCAAACTTCGCGTAAAATATTGCCCTCTATGAAAGGGGTTTGAAGTGTTCCGGTGGTCGGTACATGAATAATCCGTAAAAACTATAAGGTTCTATCATGGTTGTTATTCGTCTTGCACGCGGTGGTGCTAAAAAACGTCCGTTCTATCAAATCATTGTGACTGATAGCCGTAATGCACGTGACGGTCGTTTCATCGAACGTATCGGTTTCTTCAACCCTACAGCTCAAGGTAAAGCAGAAAAACTTCGTTTAGATGCTGACCGTTTTGCTCACTGGGTTTCTCAAGGTGCACAACCTTCGGAACGTGTTGCTTCTTTAGCTGCTCAAGCTAAGAAAGCTGCAGTTGCTGCATAATTTTTTATAAATTAGGTAGTAATTTGCCCATGACACCAACACAGAATGTTCCCGAAGATCGTATTCAGATTGGACAGTTACGTTCAGCATATGGATTAAATGGGTGGCTCTGGGTCTATTCCAATACAGAACCTATGAGCAATATATTTGACTACCTTCCTTGGTACATTGAGACCAAAGCAGGTTGGCAAATTGTCGATGTAAAACGTTGGAAACCACATGGCAAAGGTCTGGTTGTTTCGCTGAAGGGTGTGAGTGATCGCACTGCAGCAGACGGTCTGGTTGGTGCTAATGTCTGGATCTCTAAATCGCAACTGCCTCAACCCGGCGTGGATGAGTATTACTGGTCTGATTTGAAAGGTCTAACTGTGTTAGGTCTGGATGAAGAAGAACAGGAAGTGAATCTCGGCCAAATCCATGAAATGTTTGAAACAGGTGCCAATGATGTGATGGTAGTTCGCGCTACTGCTGACAGCGTCGATGGCGAAGAGCGAATGATTCCATGGCATAAAGATGTGGTACAGCGTGTTGATCTGGAAGCTGGTCGTATCTACGTGAATTGGGGCGTAGATTATTAATCCTTAATAGGATTAACGCAGCAGGAAAATGAGGAGTCTGCGGTGTTCTTTGCAGTCATTACGCTTTTTCCTGAAATGTTTGAAGCGATTACAGCCTACGGTATTAGCGGGCGCGCAGTAAAACGTGATTTGATGCAAATTCATTGCATTAATCCACGCGAATTTGCTGAAGGGAACTACAAACGGGTGGATGAACGTCCATTTGGTGGTGGTCCCGGTATGGTGATGATGGCTGAGCCATTAGCGAAAGCAATTCACCGTGCTAAAGAGCTTGCAGCGCAAGCGGGTGCAGTTCATGTTCCAGTGGTGTATATGTCACCGCAAGGAAAAACCTTAAATGAAGCTGCAGTACAGGACTTCGTTAAATATGACGGACTGATTGTATTGTGTGGACGTTATGAAGGTGTCGATGAACGTTTGATCCAGAAATATGTTGATCAGGAATGGTCGATTGGAGATTACGTCTTATCGGGTGGAGAGCTCCCCGCGATGGTTTTATTGGACAGTATTATCCGGAGACTTCCGGGTGCTATGTCGGATGAACAATCACACGTGCAAGACTCATTTGTGGATGGTCTG encodes:
- a CDS encoding PilX N-terminal domain-containing pilus assembly protein — its product is MNKASQKGSTIVVVMVVVILLTIIGAMAMRGSVFGLKIATNSQANNIMDQNNDASFYYIENLAFIKSQLVGTGLFGFPKMADNRNKELVLCYRGGSTKFYQLGKVSLVYSELEGGSEKLKKEHIGGSSNMGFCQVNNSKSDFVSGRGAAMTQISVRVAGMSDDEPFSHYQIGTDAETGKLEDTLRVVVTSTTVMPVLSSATNKTINDCMQNLSYIDDPDSDLPTVSECLSGESIPFKTQVAEYNLGQFIKKYESTGS
- a CDS encoding pilus assembly protein translates to MKISTQMKTKWMQFKVSALSASVTALIVSGIPTQISASDIDIYQAGGTGGVNIYFMLDASASMESMSLNSDYGHSTQRVQKCAPEEKSRNVIIYVHTTSSNGNRIYYKKESGGAYTFNSSTSRLTYVGAGNGTHNVKSTFSTGWTRTDNNNKYESKNIIEKYTENVCTTVASKNICPSNNYNKLTSNLTYSEYIYAEKGDSYCRVNLNDLTDHALDVTYGNKIKKICEQESTGSTFYRCLTRLSILKKGLYSVIFNPDLNEDIYFALGTYKGSSATTHPKFLDDSGKVKFRSMDDDGKEILAKAIQDISTGNGTPIAEGFNEAALSHYNKVNFSSKGNISPECSGNGVYLLTDGVPQSSGGSYLRDNEATPFKLKIYNDRGVLVETKTASEIPQGNNPQGLKKYWRYLGGSVNYVAADKAKNIKTATVGFGGMYYKNFDEAQLKVNSKGNFDCTLLTGESGDLQSLCYLGEKRSNYGKGGFYTAQSTDDLVDSIQQFVSDVSVEIEGSTMGTNTIPVDALNPTQLQNYSYFPMFKPIVGGDEQLWAGNLKKFAVKTSSGTIVDQSDKPVFKAGKIQEKLSDYWYDSAGSSDDDVYMAWGGLLSKLKVNKNPLDSSGNISFKRKIYLDQNGDLQLIIHDSLDDDEILENKKHYLFGLLGYSKLTQTDFNELEGKSFADQLNYLETKNSAQDFQMGSVIHSTPIMLTQRGVFEEQDGEYGITEREDYILAGTTQGLVQVVDADSGEEVFSFLPSEFLTRTNNSQEKGFAESLAMSRFTTTDTDNFFYGVDGPWVAHTEYEYAFEGDKEIMTAKKQYAYGGLRMGGRSYYALDLTDLGKTSSKPKLLFAIKPDNHISGALSYMGESWSKPVVTYIPWKGHKKLAMIVGGGYDRKYESQDVTGTVKGNGIYIFAAEDYDTNTKAGSLLWWGSSNATNSTSSTKIDTMTHSIPSRVKAVDRNGDGITDHLYVGDLGGQVFRVDFNSKLGVSAVNTPLVQQAVKIADLNTDGKNPRRFYEAPTFTIHKDDKGERFAMVTLASGDRSSPLVTETNYPTDYIVAIKDDTVTQTTVTAPTVITLNSMLDISSTSTFNKGTHKGWFYPMPKSDGKQLRGIEEGIAIDNDLYYSVFNPDASTAKEEGGADDCTGGVTGKSIAYKFCLPYGDKTCFGTTSTSNPEKIAELGAGIVGLTFGAGRTQANHRTLIFNKDVSPAPPEYAVLDKLVPKRWFEYLPFNSGGE
- a CDS encoding type IV pilin protein; amino-acid sequence: MKSYFNNGFTLIELMIVVVILGILAAIAYPSYTGYQARTKRVEAQTTMLEIANQLSAYKVAYGDYTNAASAPFMVAKIPNSGTENYGLQLTVSADKHSWTLKATPANSMANTGAITLNSSGQQCWEKISGACEPWDGR
- a CDS encoding prepilin-type N-terminal cleavage/methylation domain-containing protein, which produces MNTGFTLIELMIVVIILAILAAIALPSYQAQVRRGNEKLALQQIADLSMELEKEKTRNFSYEGLNGKSLLAKAGTKTVYTTTVSAELRKWSIKSCVNQTLDDASLYKNFASNSQGATCEWSDTTCTVPSQCQ
- the rimM gene encoding ribosome maturation factor RimM (Essential for efficient processing of 16S rRNA), translating into MTPTQNVPEDRIQIGQLRSAYGLNGWLWVYSNTEPMSNIFDYLPWYIETKAGWQIVDVKRWKPHGKGLVVSLKGVSDRTAADGLVGANVWISKSQLPQPGVDEYYWSDLKGLTVLGLDEEEQEVNLGQIHEMFETGANDVMVVRATADSVDGEERMIPWHKDVVQRVDLEAGRIYVNWGVDY
- the trmD gene encoding tRNA (guanosine(37)-N1)-methyltransferase TrmD: MFFAVITLFPEMFEAITAYGISGRAVKRDLMQIHCINPREFAEGNYKRVDERPFGGGPGMVMMAEPLAKAIHRAKELAAQAGAVHVPVVYMSPQGKTLNEAAVQDFVKYDGLIVLCGRYEGVDERLIQKYVDQEWSIGDYVLSGGELPAMVLLDSIIRRLPGAMSDEQSHVQDSFVDGLLDCPQYTKPDHFEGMDVPDILKSGHHANIEKWRFLQRYQRTLERRPELVEKVELTKQQKKWLKDLQSGNN
- the rpsP gene encoding 30S ribosomal protein S16; the protein is MVVIRLARGGAKKRPFYQIIVTDSRNARDGRFIERIGFFNPTAQGKAEKLRLDADRFAHWVSQGAQPSERVASLAAQAKKAAVAA